A genomic window from Periophthalmus magnuspinnatus isolate fPerMag1 chromosome 16, fPerMag1.2.pri, whole genome shotgun sequence includes:
- the LOC117384201 gene encoding C-C chemokine receptor type 2-like, producing MEAEATTILNNSYYDYQYYSENNSKSPCDSETVSNFISVFLPLLYSLVFILGFTGNGLVVCVVLKHLHRSNLTDLCLLNLAVSDLLFLLTLPLYAHYSAVSHWVFGDFMCHISGGLHNVGFYSSTFFMVAMTLDRYVLIQHVQKASKYRSMKTGMVMTTCVWALSFCISLPAFIFTQVVIERVACEYSPEDRTWIKYNIFSTNILGLVLPVTVMVVCYSRIIPTLMKIRSTQKRRIVKLIICIVVAFFLFWAPYNITLFLDFLRFEGTLTDSCELDTNLILSTTVTETLAFSHCCLNPIIYAFAGQKFMRRSLMMLRKLLPWAPSSRHRSDGSFRMSSVMSRTSFTTSVM from the exons ATGgaag CTGAAGCCACAACTATTCTAAACAACTCTTACTACGACTACCAGTATTACTCTGAGAACAACAGCAAATCTCCCTGTGATTCTGAGACTGTGAGCAACTTCATCAGTGTGTTTCTACCACTCCTCTACAGTTTGGTGTTCATCCTCGGGTTCACAG GTAATGGTCTGGTGGTGTGTGTCGTGCTGAAACACTTACACAGGTCCAACCTGACAGACCTGTGTCTGTTGAACCTGGCTGTGTCTGACCTGCTGTTCCTCCTCACTCTGCCTCTATACGCTCACTACAGCGCTGTGTCCCATTGGGTCTTTGGAGACTTCATGTGTCACATCAGCGGAGGACTGCACAATGTGGGCTTCTACAGCAGCACCTTCTTCATGGTGGCCATGACTCTGGATCGATATGTGCTCATTCAACATGTGCAGAAAGCCTCCAAATACCGTTCTATGAAAACTGGGATGGTTATGACCACATGTGTGTGGGCTCTGAGCTTCTGCATATCACTGCCAGCCTTTATCTTCACACAAGTGGTCATAGAACGTGTTGCTTGTGAATACAGCCCAGAAGACAGAACTTGGATTAAATATAACATCTTTTCCACCAATATCCTGGGTCTTGTGCTTCCTGTTACTGTGATGGTGGTGTGTTACTCCAGGATCATCCCTACTCTGATGAAAATAAGGAGTACACAGAAACGCCGCATTGTCAAGCTCATCATCTGCATCGTGGTGGCATTCTTTCTTTTCTGGGCTCCGTATAACATTACTTTATTTCTGGATTTCTTGCGATTTGAAGGTACACTGACAGACAGCTGTGAACTGGACACAAACCTTATACTCTCCACCACAGTGACAGAGACTCTGGCCTTCAGCCACTGCTGTCTGAACCCCATCATCTACGCCTTTGCAGGGCAGAAGTTCATGAGGCGCTCCCTGATGATGTTGAGGAAGCTGTTGCCGTGGGCCCCCTCCAGCAGACACAGATCAGATGGTTCATTCAGAATGAGTTCAGTAATGTCTCGGACCTCATTCACTACCTCAGTCATGTGA
- the cabz01093075.1 gene encoding C-C chemokine receptor type 8 — protein sequence MNTTISRSWNMATSSPASSIFMKGNPSSFPNTEDYDYIDYNNLDMTLFKPCIFENRKAYFLPILFTLFFVLGILGNSLVLWVIACGVRLRSMTDVCLLNLAVADLLLVCTLPFLAHQAWDQWRFGDIMCKLVLGVYHIVLYCGIFFICLMSIDRYLAIVHAVYAMRARTRSFGMIAAGVIWIAGFCASFPDVIFLQQQFVTNTTMMCFPFYPKQDQDEKHFWRVFSFFKMNVLGLFVPLLILGFCYSQILWRLMSSRTSKKQAIRLVLIVVAVFFCCWVPYNVVVFLKALELLDINVKCASSQAIALALPITEAMSYSHSCLNPILYVFVGEKFRRHLRRLINKTPCSLCTFIKFVLPQERASGSVYSQTSSLDEKSTAV from the exons ATGAACACAACCATCAGCAG ATCGTGGAATATGGCGACATCCAGCCCTGCTTCATCTATTTTCATGAAGGGAAATCCCTCCAG CTTTCCAAACACTGAAGATTATGACTACATTGACTACAATAACTTGGACATGACCCTCTTTAAGCCCTGTATCTTTGAGAACCGTAAAGCCTACTTCCTCCCCATCCTCTTCACTTTGTTCTTTGTGCTTGGCATTCTGGGAAACTCCTTGGTCCTTTGGGTGATTGCGTGTGGTGTGCGTCTTCGGAGCATGACTGATGTGTGTCTCCTAAACCTGGCTGTGGCCGATCTCCTCCTGGTTTGCACCCTGCCCTTCCTGGCACACCAAGCCTGGGACCAATGGAGATTTGGAGATATAATGTGCAAACTGGTCCTTGGAGTATATCacattgtattatattgtgGCATTTTCTTCATTTGCCTTATGAGCATTGACCGATACCTGGCTATTGTGCATGCCGTTTACGCAATGAGGGCAAGAACGCGCTCCTTCGGGATGATTGCAGCTGGGGTCATATGGATTGCAGGGTTTTGTGCATCCTTTCCTGATGTTATCTTTCTTCAACAACAATTTGTGACCAATACAACAATGATGTGCTTCCCTTTTTACCCTAAACAAGACCAAGATGAGAAACACTTCTGGAGAGTGTTTAGTTTTTTCAAAATGAATGTTTTAGGGTTATTTGTGCCATTGCTAATCCTGGGATTCTGTTATTCACAAATCCTGTGGAGGTTAATGTCAAGTCGGACCTCAAAGAAACAGGCAATCCGTTTGGTTCTCATTGTAGTGGCTGTGTTCTTTTGTTGCTGGGTCCCCTATAATGTTGTGGTCTTCTTGAAAGCACTGGAGTTGCTGGATATTAATGTAAAATGTGCCAGCAGTCAAGCCATTGCTCTTGCTTTACCAATTACAGAGGCAATGTCCTATTCTCACAGCTGTCTCAATCCCATTTTGTATGTCTTTGTGGGAGAAAAGTTTAGGAGACATTTGAGGAGGTTAATCAACAAAACGCCTTGT
- the si:cabz01093077.1 gene encoding C-C chemokine receptor type 2, with amino-acid sequence MNSSENDTEYIYDYNTTYDNNTCYPSHDFSAQPALLYILFTFGVLGNAMVLWVLLRHIKLKTVTDVCLLNLASSDLIFAASLPLWVTNSQSLISCKVITGVYQLGLYSGTLFVTFMSVDRYLAIVHAVAAMRARSLHYGIIISIIIWSISIVMAIPQVIFANMEEDDSPVYLKCGPLYPDYSVNFWKKFRNFSENIVTLLVCLPIMLFCYIKILIVLSKARNSNRYKAVKLILIIVCMFVICWVPYNLIVFLQTLQLFDILNTCLDDQKIYASLVVSQIFALLHCCVNPIIYAFVGEKFRKSVSCVLLRCIHKREQKSVMSSHKDTTEKETTNTVSINRPQSSVQ; translated from the exons ATGAACTCATCTGAAAATGACACTGAATACATCTATGATTACAACACAACATATGACAACAACACATGTTACCCCAGTCATGACTTCAGTGCACAACCAGCTCTTCTCtacattttgttcacttttgGTGTGCTGG GGAATGCCATGGTTTTGTGGGTTCTTCTCCGACACATAAAGCTGAAGACCGTGACGGATGTGTGTCTTCTGAATCTGGCTTCTTCAGATCTCATATTCGCTGCCTCCCTGCCACTGTGGGTCACAAACTCACAGAGCCTCATCTCATGTAAAGTTATCACAGGAGTTTATCAG TTGGGCCTGTACAGTGGAACCCTGTTTGTCACCTTTATGAGTGTTGACCGTTATTTGGCCATTGTCCATGCTGTGGCAGCCATGAGAGCCCGCTCACTCCACTATGGAATTATCATCAGCATCATAATCTGGAGCATATCCATCGTCATGGCAATCCCCCAGGTCATATTTGCCAACATGGAGGAAGATGATAGCCCTGTATATCTTAAGTGTGGACCACTGTATCCAGATTACAGTGTGAACTTCTGGAAGAAATTTAGAAACTTTAGTGAGAACATTGTCACTCTGTTAGTTTGCCTGCCAATCATGTTATTCTGCTATATAAAAATCCTAATAGTACTTTCCAAAGCCAGGAATTCAAATCGGTACAAAGCAGTGAAGCTAATATTGATcattgtgtgtatgtttgttatATGTTGGGTGCCTTACAATCTTATTGTCTTCCTACAAACGCTTCAGCTATTTGACATTCTTAATACCTGTTTAGATGACCAGAAAATCTACGCCTCCCTTGTGGTGAGTCAGATCTTTGCACTGTTGCACTGCTGCGTTAACCCAATCATATATGCCTTTGTGGGGGAGAAGTTCAGGAAGTCAGTGAGTTGTGTACTACTGAGATGTATTCACAAGAGAGAACAGAAAAGTGTAATGTCTAgtcacaaagacacaacagagaaagagaccACTAACACTGTGAGTATTAATCGTCCTCAGTCCTCAGTACAATGA
- the LOC117384200 gene encoding C-C chemokine receptor type 5-like codes for MINTWLLYQHDCEAQGITGSKVLKRRKFQVFPENTSSYDFGLETPCEPESVSNFAKVFLPVLYFLVFILGFVGNGLVVCVVLKYLHRSNLTDLCLLNLAVSDLLFLLTLPLYAHYSAVSHWVFGDFMCHISGGLHNVGFYSSTFFMVAMTLDRYVLIQHVQKASKYRSMKTGMVMTTCVWALSFCISLPAFIFTQVVITSERVTCEQSPEDRTWIKYNIFSINILGLVLPVTVMVVCYSRIIPTLMKIRSTQKRRIVKLIICIMVAFFLFWAPYNITLFLDFLRFEDTLIDSCELDTNLILSTTVTETLAFSHCCLNPIIYAFAGQKFMKRSLMMLRKLRSWTHTSRDRSDSSFRMSSVVSQTSVTVL; via the exons ATGATCAACACATGGCTTCTTTACCAGCACGACTGTGAGGCACAGGGAATCACTGGATCAAAAGTACTCAAACGTCGCAAGTTTCAGG TTTTTCCAGAGAACACATCCTCCTATGACTTTGGACTGGAGACTCCCTGTGAGCCTGAGTCAGTGAGTAACTTTGCAAAAGTGTTTTTACCAGTTCTCTACTTTTTGGTCTTCATCCTTGGTTTTGTAG GCAATGGTCTGGTGGTGTGTGTCGTGCTGAAATACTTACACAGGTCCAACCTGACAGACCTGTGTCTGTTGAACCTGGCTGTGTCTGACCTGCTGTTCCTCCTCACTCTGCCTCTGTACGCTCACTACAGCGCTGTGTCCCATTGGGTCTTTGGAGACTTCATGTGTCACATCAGCGGAGGACTGCACAATGTGGGCTTCTACAGCAGCACCTTCTTCATGGTGGCCATGACTCTGGATCGATATGTGCTCATTCAACATGTGCAGAAAGCCTCCAAATACCGTTCTATGAAAACTGGGATGGTTATGACCACATGTGTGTGGGCTCTGAGCTTCTGCATATCACTGCCAGCCTTTATCTTCACACAAGTGGTAATCACATCAGAACGTGTTACTTGTGAACAAAGCCCAGAAGACAGAACTTGGATTAAATATAACATCTTTTCCATCAATATCCTGGGTCTTGTGCTTCCTGTTACTGTGATGGTGGTGTGTTACTCCAGGATCATCCCTACTCTGATGAAAATAAGGAGTACACAGAAACGCCGCATTGTCAAGCTCATCATCTGCATCATGGTGGCATTCTTTCTTTTCTGGGCTCCGTATAACATTACTTTATTTCTGGATTTCTTGCGATTTGAAGATACACTGATAGACAGCTGTGAACTGGACACAAACCTTATACTCTCCACCACAGTGACAGAGACTCTGGCCTTCAGCCACTGCTGTCTGAACCCCATCATCTACGCCTTTGCAGGGCAGAAGTTCATGAAGCGCTCCCTGATGATGTTGAGGAAGCTGCGGTCGTGGACCCACACCAGCAGAGACAGGTCCGACAGTTCATTCAGAATGAGTTCAGTAGTGTCCCAGACCTCAGTCACTGTCTTGTGA